Part of the Arsenicicoccus sp. oral taxon 190 genome, CATCCGCCCGCTCGCGATCGCCTCCTGCAGAGCGCGCCAGGCGGCGCGGCCCTCCCGCTTGAGCAGGTAGGCGCCGAGTGCCGACAGCAGCAGCAGCGCCGCGACGGTCGGCCAGCCGCCGATCACCTTGCCGACGGCGATGATGACGGCGACCTCGACGACCGGAACGACGACGAGCAGCACCAGGACGAGCGCGGGCCACCGGGAGCGATGCCGCGTGGGGGTGCTCACAGCGACTCCCACCGCTCGGTGCGCGGCGCCGGCGCGAGGGCGCGCAGCTGGCCGCCGCGGTGGCTCAGGCCCCAGCGGGTGATCCGCAGCATGGACTCGCGGACGATGTCGCCGTTCATCTTGGAGTCACCGATCTCGCGCTCGACGAAGGTGATCGGGACCTCCCGGATGGCGAGGCCGGCCCGAGCGGTGCGCCAGGTCAGGTCGGTCTGGAAGCAGTAGCCGAGGGACTCGACGTCGTGCAGCCCGATCCGCCGCAGCGTGTCGGCGCGGTAGGCACGGAACCCCGCGGTGGCGTCGCGCACCGGCATCCCGAGCATCACCTGGATGTAGGCGTTGCCGCCGACGCTGAGCAGCTTGCGGTGCCACGGCCAGTTGACGATGCCGCCGCCGGGGACCCACCGCGACCCGATGACCAGGGCGACGTCGGGGTCGGCGAGCTCGGCGAGCAGGCTCGGGAGCTGCTCGGGCTGGTGGGAGCCGTCGGCGTCGATCTCGACCAGGACGTCGTAGCCCTCGGCGAGGCCCTGCCGGAACCCGGCGAGGTAGGCGGCGCCGAGCCCCTCCTTGCCGCGCCGGTGCAGCACCCGCACCCGGTCGTCGGCCGCGGCGAGCGCGTCGGCGACGTCCCCGGTGCCGTCCGGGGAGCTGTCGTCGAGGACCAGGAGGTCGGCGTCGGGGACCGCGTCGCGCAGGCGGCGCACGATCAGCGGCAGGTTGTCCCGCTCGTTGTAGGTCGGGATGAGGACCAGGGTGCGCATGTCAGTGTCAACCGTCCAGGGGTCGCGTTGGTTCCGGTCAGCCTAGCCGCGGCGGGTGCGGCGCCCGGTCGTCCTCCACAGGGCCCCGGCCAGCAGCACCGCCATGCCGAGCCACACCGGGAGGTCGCCGATGCGGACAGCGGGTGTCGTCTCCGAGCGCAGCGGCAGGTCCGCGCGCAGCCCGGCGGGGGTGAAGAGCGCGGTCTGCTGGTGCGCCACCCCGTCGGGGGTGATCAGCGCGGACGCGCCCACGGTGGAGATGTGCACGACGGACCGGCCCATCTCCACGGCCCGGACCCGGGAGATCGCGAGCTGCTGGTAGGACTCGTCGGTGTAGCCGAACGTGGCGTTGTTGGTCTGCACCGCCAGCAGGCGCGAGCCGTGGGTGATG contains:
- a CDS encoding polyprenol monophosphomannose synthase — its product is MRTLVLIPTYNERDNLPLIVRRLRDAVPDADLLVLDDSSPDGTGDVADALAAADDRVRVLHRRGKEGLGAAYLAGFRQGLAEGYDVLVEIDADGSHQPEQLPSLLAELADPDVALVIGSRWVPGGGIVNWPWHRKLLSVGGNAYIQVMLGMPVRDATAGFRAYRADTLRRIGLHDVESLGYCFQTDLTWRTARAGLAIREVPITFVEREIGDSKMNGDIVRESMLRITRWGLSHRGGQLRALAPAPRTERWESL